A window of Longimicrobium sp. contains these coding sequences:
- a CDS encoding YifB family Mg chelatase-like AAA ATPase, with translation MLARVLSGAVLGIDAYLVTVEADVASGLPAFFTVGLPQGAVKEGRERVIAAIQNSGYLIPPKRVTINLAPADIAKSGSGFDLPIALGILAGTGQLDSLDRLERYLLLGELALDGALRPIRGALSIAITARAAGLTGVVLPHENVPEAAVVDGVEVRGATTLTEVIHFMEGSGDLPLACVDRDELFRTASTYDADFADVKGQDHVKRALEVAAAGSHNILMLGPPGSGKTMLAQRIPSILPPLTFEEALETTKIHSVAGLLTGGKALLNVRPFRNPHTTISDAGLIGGGSNPRPGEASLAHNGVLFLDELPEFRRNVLEQLRQPLEDARITISRAAISLTYPSRFMMVASMNPCPCGFHGDSQRRCTCSPLAVQKYMGRVSGPLLDRIDLHVEVPAVRYRELADQRMGETSEAIRARVTQAREIQRSRFGSRPDMHANAHMGARELRQFCTIGEGSDALLRTAISRLGLSARAYHRVLKIARTIADLDGGGEITTAHVGEAIQYRSLDRAASPA, from the coding sequence TTGCTCGCCCGAGTCCTGTCCGGCGCCGTGCTCGGAATCGACGCCTACCTCGTCACCGTCGAAGCCGACGTAGCCAGCGGGCTTCCCGCCTTCTTCACCGTCGGGCTACCGCAAGGCGCGGTAAAAGAGGGCCGCGAGCGGGTGATCGCGGCCATCCAGAACAGCGGCTACCTGATCCCGCCGAAGCGGGTGACGATCAATCTGGCGCCTGCCGACATCGCCAAATCGGGCAGCGGGTTCGATCTGCCGATCGCGCTCGGGATCCTGGCCGGGACGGGGCAGCTGGACTCGCTCGACCGGCTGGAGCGGTACCTCCTGCTGGGGGAACTGGCACTCGACGGCGCGCTGCGCCCCATTCGCGGCGCGCTGTCCATCGCCATCACCGCCCGGGCGGCGGGGCTCACGGGGGTCGTTCTTCCCCACGAGAACGTGCCCGAGGCGGCTGTCGTGGACGGGGTGGAGGTGCGCGGCGCCACCACGCTCACCGAGGTCATCCACTTCATGGAGGGCTCGGGAGACCTGCCGCTCGCCTGCGTGGACCGCGACGAGCTGTTCCGCACCGCCTCCACCTACGACGCCGACTTCGCGGACGTGAAGGGGCAGGACCACGTCAAGCGCGCCCTGGAGGTGGCCGCCGCCGGCTCGCACAACATCCTCATGCTTGGCCCGCCGGGTTCGGGGAAGACCATGCTGGCCCAGCGCATCCCCAGCATCCTGCCGCCCCTCACCTTCGAGGAGGCACTGGAAACCACGAAGATCCACTCCGTCGCCGGGCTGCTGACCGGGGGCAAGGCGCTGCTGAACGTCCGTCCGTTCCGCAACCCGCACACGACCATCTCCGACGCCGGGCTCATCGGCGGGGGCAGCAATCCCCGGCCCGGCGAGGCATCCCTCGCCCACAACGGCGTGCTCTTCCTGGACGAACTCCCCGAGTTCCGCCGCAACGTCCTGGAGCAGCTCCGGCAGCCACTGGAGGACGCGCGCATCACCATCTCCCGCGCCGCCATCTCACTGACCTATCCCTCGCGTTTCATGATGGTCGCTTCGATGAACCCGTGCCCGTGCGGCTTTCACGGCGACAGCCAGCGCCGCTGCACGTGCAGCCCCCTGGCCGTGCAGAAGTACATGGGCCGCGTTTCGGGGCCGCTGCTGGACCGCATCGACCTGCACGTGGAAGTGCCCGCGGTTCGGTACCGCGAACTGGCCGACCAACGGATGGGGGAGACGTCGGAAGCGATCCGCGCGAGGGTCACGCAGGCGCGCGAGATCCAGCGAAGCCGGTTCGGCAGCCGGCCCGACATGCACGCCAACGCGCACATGGGCGCGCGCGAGCTGCGGCAGTTCTGCACCATCGGCGAGGGAAGCGACGCGCTGCTGCGCACCGCCATCTCGCGCCTGGGCCTGTCCGCGCGCGCCTACCACCGCGTCCTGAAGATCGCTCGAACCATCGCGGACCTGGACGGGGGCGGGGAGATCACTACTGCCCATGTCGGTGAAGCCATCCAGTACCGCTCGCTGGACAGGGCCGCATCCCCCGCCTGA